From a region of the Odontesthes bonariensis isolate fOdoBon6 chromosome 4, fOdoBon6.hap1, whole genome shotgun sequence genome:
- the chrna9a gene encoding neuronal acetylcholine receptor subunit alpha-9-I — MRRAALMGWLSLLVQVTHCAQGHYARKLLNDLMEDYSNALRPVEDTDDALNVSLQITLSQIKDMDERNQVLTTYLWIRQVWYDAYLKWDKEDYDDLEMINIPSDLVWKPDIVLYNKADEESSGSSNTNVKLRYNGEIVWDSPAITKSTCVVDVSYFPFDWQSCELTFGSWTYNGNQVDISLGMDSGDLSDFVENVEWECHGMPAVRSVMMYGCCSDPYTEITYTLLLKRRSSFYIFNLLLPCFLISFLAPLGFYLPADSGEKVSLGVTVLLALTVFQLLVAESMPPAESMPYIGKYYIATMTMITASTSLTIFIMNIHFCGAEAKPVPHWAKVLIIDYMSKICFVYEVGENCTTPESERTPLYPEEPMSDQGCYYDDRFHDNFYHRDSDPYKYSNGNGVHHHNKHHRNQANGNANGKHHHYNNNTSRLERGETKQEPTQCYRHIGREKLDYQAPLHLNGGLKEQILYPSENYQVPSCPCCCPCLQHKQVVKNIQYIANCFREQRATCVKVAEWKKVAKVMDRFFMWIFFVMVFLMSILIIAKAS, encoded by the exons ATGAGGAGGGCAGCTCTGATGGGTTGGCTCAGCCTTTTGGTGCAAG TAACCCACTGTGCTCAGGGCCATTATGCCCGAAAACTTTTGAATGATCTGATGGAGGACTACTCCAACGCTCTGAGACCTGTGGAGGACACAGACGACGCCCTCAATGTCTCCCTGCAGATCACGCTGTCACAGATCAAAGACATG gATGAGAGGAATCAGGTGCTAACCACCTACCTGTGGATCAGGCAGGTCTGGTATGATGCCTACCTGAAGTGGGACAAGGAGGACTATGACGACTTGGAGATGATAAACATCCCTAGTGACCTGGTTTGGAAGCCAGACATTGTCCTCTACAACAA AGCAGATGAGGAGTCGTCGGGCTCGTCTAACACTAATGTGAAGCTGCGttataatggagaaattgtctGGGACTCTCCAGCCATCACAAAGAGCACATGTGTGGTGGATGTCTCCTACTTCCCCTTTGACTGGCAATCATGCGAGCTTACCTTTGGCTCATGGACCTACAATGGCAACCAG GTGGACATCAGTTTGGGCATGGACAGCGGTGACCTGTCTGACTTTGTGGAGAACGTGGAGTGGGAGTGTCACGGCATGCCGGCAGTTAGAAGCGTCATGATGTATGGCTGCTGCTCGGACCCTTACACAGAAATCACCTACACCCTGCTCCTGAAACGTCGCTCGTCTTTCTACATCTTCAACCTGCTCCTGCCCTGCTTCCTCATCTCGTTCCTGGCTCCACTGGGCTTCTACTTGCCAGCCGACTCAGGGGAGAAGGTTTCTCTGGGAGTCACTGTGCTGCTGGCGCTCACAGTGTTCCAGCTGTTGGTGGCTGAGAGCATGCCTCCTGCAGAGAGCATGCCCTATATAG GGAAGTACTACATAGCCACCATGACGATGATCACAGCCTCCACTTCCCTCACCATCTTTATCATGAACATACATTTCTGTGGTGCTGAGGCCAAACCAGTCCCTCACTGGGCGAAGGTGCTCATCATTGACTACATGTCGAAAATCTGTTTTGTATATGAAGTGGGGGAGAACTGCACAACACCTGAGAGTGAAAGGACCCCGCTTTACCCAGAGGAACCCATGAGTGATCAGGGCTGCTACTATGACGACCGTTTCCACGACAACTTTTACCATCGTGACAGTGACCCGTACAAGTACAGCAATGGCAACGGCGTACATCATCACAACAAGCATCACAGAAACCAAGCAAATGGCAACGCCAACGGCAAGCATCACCATTACAACAACAACACTTCCAGGCTGGAGAGGGGTGAGACAAAGCAGGAGCCCACACAGTGCTACCGCCACATCGGGAGGGAAAAACTGGACTACCAGGCCCCTCTGCACCTGAACGGTGGGCTAAAGGAGCAGATTCTCTACCCGTCAGAGAACTATCAGGTCCCATCCTGCCCCTGCTGCTGCCCCTGCCTCCAACATAAACAG GTGGTGAAGAACATCCAGTATATTGCCAACTGCTTCCGTGAGCAGAGAGCAACATGTGTCAAGGTCGCGGAATGGAAGAAGGTTGCCAAGGTGATGGATAGATTTTTCATGTGGATCTTCTTCGTCATGGTCTTTCTCATGAGTATCCTCATCATCGCCAAGGCATCCTGA
- the LOC142378408 gene encoding D(1) dopamine receptor-like, which yields MNNTTGSALDGAGSREEPPAHRAATACVLVLLIIWTLFGNFTVCAAVFRYRHLRAKVTNIFIVSLALSDLLVAVLVMPWKAVAEVAGFWPFGGFCKTWLACDIMCSTASILNLCVISVDRYWAISSPFRYERNMNKKVAFVMIGVTWTVSVVISFVPVQLDWHRAEIGDMTGQNLAPRENTDGSCDSSLSRTYAISSSLISFYIPVLIMIVTYTRIYRIAQMQIRVISSLERAAEHAQSCRSHEPEVVPDMCTEIGANSCQSHISANSDSQCPSQTHRELKVSIRKETKVLKTLSIIMGVFVCCWLPFFILNCALPFCPAPRAPGAQRGPYCVSEKTFDVFVWIGWSNSSLNPIIYAFNADFRDAFLRLLRCRGRGFFAAVSAAVETMMASNETGNQRRDSQPKAKLSISANARGSQDSGKATAAVFYHRGAKSEAVLDTGERCDKDKLTHIPI from the coding sequence ATGAATAACACCACCGGCTCGGCGCTGGATGGAGCTGGCAGCCGGGAGGAACCGCCGGCGCACCGAGCTGCAACGGCCTGCGTCCTGGTGCTGCTTATCATTTGGACGCTTTTTGGTAACTTCACCGTGTGCGCAGCCGTTTTTCGCTACCGCCATTTGCGCGCTAAAGTTACAAACATCTTTATCGTATCACTGGCTCTATCCGATCTCCTAGTTGCCGTTCTGGTGATGCCGTGGAAAGCAGTGGCTGAAGTGGCCGGTTTCTGGCCGTTTGGAGGCTTCTGTAAGACCTGGCTGGCTTGCGACATCATGTGCTCCACGGCCTCCATCCTCAACCTCTGTGTCATTAGCGTGGACCGGTACTGGGCTATCTCCAGCCCATTCCGCTACGAGAGGAACATGAACAAAAAGGTGGCCTTCGTCATGATCGGAGTGACCTGGACGGTGTCCGTGGTGATCTCCTTCGTTCCTGTGCAGCTGGACTGGCACCGGGCGGAGATCGGTGACATGACCGGGCAGAATTTAGCGCCACGTGAGAATACTGATGGGAGCTGTGACTCCAGCCTAAGCCGTACTTACGCCATATCCTCCTCCCTCATCAGTTTCTACATCCCTGTTCTTATCATGATTGTCACATACACCCGCATCTACCGGATAGCCCAGATGCAGATCCGAGTGATATCCTCTTTGGAGCGAGCGGCGGAGCACGCGCAGAGTTGCCGTTCGCACGAACCTGAAGTGGTTCCAGACATGTGCACAGAAATTGGTGCCAACTCCTGTCAGTCTCACATCAGCGCTAATTCCGATTCCCAGTGCCCCAGCCAGACACATCGCGAGCTTAAAGTTTCAATCAGAAAAGAGACAAAAGTGCTCAAAACTCTGAGCATCATAATGGGTGTTTTCGTCTGCTGCTGGTTGCCATTTTTTATCCTAAACTGCgctctgcctttctgccccGCACCACGGGCCCCGGGAGCCCAGCGTGGCCCTTACTGCGTCAGCGAAAAAACATTTGATGTCTTCGTGTGGATCGGCTGGAGCAACTCGTCTCTTAACCCGATCATTTACGCGTTCAATGCGGACTTCAGGGACGCCTTCTTGCGCCTGTTGCGCTGTCGCGGACGCGGCTTCTTCGCTGCGGTGAGCGCAGCTGTGGAGACGATGATGGCGAGCAACGAGACCGGAAACCAGAGGAGGGACAGCCAGCCGAAGGCGAAGCTGAGCATCTCCGCGAACGCCAGAGGAAGTCAGGACAGCGGGAAAGCCACGGCGGCTGTGTTTTATCACAGAGGGGCCAAGTCGGAAGCAGTTTTGGACACTGGGGAAAGATGCGACAAAGACAAACTGACGCACATACCAATATAG
- the rhoh gene encoding rho-related GTP-binding protein RhoH, producing the protein MNGLTEMSVKCVLVGDCAVGKTALLVRFTSETFPDTYKPTVFDNTGVEVYMDGVQISLGLWDTAGNDNFKQIRPRSYHQADVVLICYSVANPSSLASIQRKWIAEVRENLPKVPVLIVATQTDLREVGVHRGSCISPAEGKRVAHEIHAKGYLECSSLSNRGVQQVFEYAVRTVFNQAKKQARRRMFSLNQCTAF; encoded by the coding sequence ATGAACGGCTTGACGGAGATGTCCGTGAAATGTGTTCTTGTTGGGGACTGCGCGGTTGGCAAGACGGCCCTGCTGGTCCGCTTCACCTCAGAGACCTTCCCAGACACGTACAAGCCCACGGTGTTTGATAACACGGGCGTAGAGGTGTACATGGATGGAGTCCAGATCAGCCTGGGCCTGTGGGACACGGCGGGCAACGACAACTTTAAGCAGATCCGACCGAGATCGTACCACCAGGCCGATGTCGTCCTCATCTGCTACTCTGTGGCTAACCCGAGTTCTCTAGCCAGCATCCAGCGCAAGTGGATCGCTGAGGTTCGAGAAAACCTACCCAAGGTGCCAGTTCTCATCGTGGCGACTCAGACGGACCTGAGGGAAGTCGGGGTCCATCGAGGCAGCTGCATCTCTCCAGCTGAAGGCAAACGTGTGGCTCATGAAATCCACGCTAAGGGCTACCTGGAGTGCTCCTCCCTGAGCAACCGCGGTGTGCAGCAGGTGTTTGAGTATGCAGTGCGGACAGTTTTCAACCAGGCCAAGAAACAAGCCAGGAGGCGCATGTTCAGCTTAAACCAATGCACGGCCTTTTGA